A segment of the Toxotes jaculatrix isolate fToxJac2 chromosome 2, fToxJac2.pri, whole genome shotgun sequence genome:
CAGATAGTGATCATCACCAGCCCCAGCAATGAGGGACTCCACCCGGCCGCTGCCCCCACCAGCACGGGGGAAATCCTGCTGTTTGCCACGCCTCAGGGCCCCGCTGACGTGGGGATCCAGGACAAGAGACGACCGGCTCTGGGAAGACCTCCGGTGAGTGGAGAGGGGTGTGGTGTGGGAAGAATAGGAAGGGGGACagatgagaaagaaagtgaaagagctAGGGGGAAGTGGTTAGCTGAGGAGTTGTCCTTCAACATTTGCCTGCATAGAACTGATACCGGAATGTGTAAGTCCACCCACCTGTTGCTTTCAGACATTTTAGGTTTCCAttcaccagtgttttttttattcatgtttgttttcttttcctctgctcaaTATATAAGTAgtacataaatatattaatatgtattttataaaactggtaatttgttttctttttgacaaaGTCTATGTCTTTCTTTCCTGTGACCGTGTGTATTTCTTCAGGTGAAGAGGAAGTTGGATCTGGATAGTGACCATCAGTATGTCAGCACCACTCGACCGTCCATAGGCCAAGCACCCCCCTCCACACCTGCCCCTCccagaggtacacacacaaataattcaAACCATTGATCTGTTCCAGtgacaaaatatttttgcttCCATTGACTTTGATCAGTTTGGTTTTTGGATCAGAATATACGATATAAGATCTGAAGGTTTGCTTATGGCAGTCATATTTCACTTCCTGCAccaaaaggaaaataagaagATAGACTGTGACTGTAAAATACTAataattactttcattattgattaatgtgccagttattttcttgattagtcgattaatcgtCTAATACtttagaaaacagtgaaaatcaaaATTTCCTAGACcacaaaggtgaaaaaaaatcaaatatctgCTGAAAGAGTGACTGAAACAATTATGTAAAAGAGctggacaataaaaaaaactataagaGGTggtgattcattttcttttatcgACTGGACAGGACCAGGTAATGTCACGTGATCCACACATTTCTTGGAGTTAAAGTTAATGGACATATTTGTGGAAATAgaagtgcctctgtcctgtgagACTTAGTGCTGACAAATGTTGgaaactatttaaaaataatatccTTGTGAATGGCCGCTCATACATGTGGGTTTAATTAGTTTAATTAGACATTTAAGGGGACTCTTGCTTTGCACCCTGTACCCGCTGAACGTCCACAGTTTAACAACCTGCAAATTCAGGTCATGTCTTTAAAAATGGGATAAATACAAACGAAGGCTGACCAGTAGCTGTAATAAATATAAGTAagttataattaaaaaaacaaaaaaaaacaaaccacaagaaCATGAGAGAGCTGATGTAATACTGAAAGGACTTTAAAAGTGACACATTTCATCATTGGTAGTGGAAGTGAGACTGAGAAGTTGTTGTGAATCTGATTAGAAGCAATTGAGAGTcagcagttatttttttttttaaatgtgtttccaaATCTGAGATATTCCTCACAACATCGGGATTTCAAGCGTTTGGTATTGTCCTAAAATCACCTTTAGATACGATTTGGGTAAAATCAAGAATTTTGAATTTATCACCTCATCATGTTTTGCTCTGACAGAGAATTTCTAATAGATTGGAGCATTTGTCTTTGCCATTGTtcatgagaggaggagaaaatacactgaaaagatggagacaaatgaaatgtttgccAAAAACAAGTCATAGCTGATATTAGAGTTTAGCTGACATAAGATACAGATCACGAGAGCTCAGAGTTCAATTCACCAGTAATCGTGTAATCATTTATGGAATATTGGAAATATGAAATTCTATAATTGATCAGATTTAAACAGGATTAAAGTTTGACAGCCTGTTTAACAGTCCTCTGTGAAAAGGCTTAAAATacggagagaaaagaaaagttctGTGATCTGTGATTTTTGTCTGTAGCTTTATGAGGGAAGAAAATACCCAGTGTGGTTATTAACCGAATTTTTAACTCCACGTTTCCTCTCTTGTTTTCTTCCCAGTTCCTCGAACCACGGCGGAGAAGTCACGGTATGACACTTCCTTGAACCTGACCACCAAGCGCTTTCTGAGCCTGTTGTCCCAGTCAGCCGACGGCGTGGTGGATCTGAACTGGGCCTCGCAGGTCCTGGATGTCCAGAAGAGACGCATCTACGACATAACCAATGTCCTGGAGGGAATCCAACTCATCTCTAAGAAGTCCAAGAACAATATCCAATGGCTGTGAGTCTGAAATAGCCTAAAATGTGTCACCAGACTTAATAATAATACCACTGTGAGGAAACGAATGAATATGACCACATCAGACTGCTGTTTGAAACAACTTCATAAGCACAAATTATGTCAATAAAAAATCTAAAGACATGAAGTACAGGCAAAAAGCAGGATGTGCCTtattaaaataaagtaaatgatTTAAagtgtctggtgtgtgtgttttatggtcCATGAAACACgttcttctctgctctcttccCCCTGCAGTGGTAATCGAATAGACGCGGCTTTGGTTTCCCGCCATAAAGAGTTACAGAGGGAGGTGTGTGACCTCAcagaggctgaggagcagctggacGAGCTCATTTCCAAATGCAACCTGCAGCTCCGACTGCTCACAGAGGACCCACAGAACAAGAAATATCCTTCTGAGCAGGGTCGGGTGTCCTGTTAGTTACCGAAGCTGGTTACAAACCAACGGCAGCTTTGACTCACCAGACGTGTGGGGTAGTTATTTTTCACAGTGCTGACCCATGAAGACAGATCTGGCACCGAAGAAAAAGAGGTAGACAGGACAGAGACCAGCCAAATACTATATTGCAGTATAGTGTTGCAGTCTCGGACTCTGTCAGCCTTGGTATGAGACGCTGCAGCTGTGTCGTTGTATTCCTTAATTGTCGTGTTCATCACGTTGGGCTATGTGCGCTGCCAGGACTTGAGGAAGTCATTTGATTCCCCGGACCAGCTGGTGATGGTGATCAGAGCCCCACCAGAGACACAGATGCAAGTTTCAGAACCTAGCGAGGTGCGGGCCTTAAAAACAAGTTTTCAAAAAGCCGGCCATTATTCAGTGGGTTTGTTTTGAGGTCGTGGGGATTTTGTGTGACGGTGTGCATTTATCTGCGTCTCTCAGGGTTACCAGGTGTCGTTGAAGAGCACGCGGGGCCCAATCGATGTCTTCCTCTGCCCAGAAAACAGCTCCGGCGTCTGTAGCCCCGTGACAGGAAGCAGTCCCTCGAAACCCATCGCTGACCCCTCCCTGGTCCCGCCTCCTTCACAACCCACAGACCAGCCACAAGCCAGAAGCTCCACAACCGCCGTGGAGGTGGGCTTATCATCCCCAGCGTCGACATCGTCCACAGTGACGGCAGCCTCCCAGCAGGAGCCCTCGTCACTGGTGTTGGGTGGCGACACAGGTGAGTGCTAACATTTGTCTTTAAATAAATACACGTTTATAGGAATTATTCAATTAAAAAGTTTCAGTAAAGTTTCAGATTGAAAGCAAGAATTGTGGGTAGTGTGTGTGTCCGACCCTGGATGGATGCAGGTGCAGGACAacaaacagaggagaaggagaagctTTGCACACGTTGAAATTTGCTAAATTTTTATTAATGTGACGTTTCAGCCTGTGTGGTCTTTGTTAGGTAAAATGAAGCATTCGTCACATTAATATAAAAGTAACTGATATAAAACCTGTAGTGGCACTATTACTGATTCAAGAGTATAGTTGTAATCAAGTTATGGCAACAAGAATAAAAATGGAAGCGTTGGTTACGTACAGTTACACATAGAGGACTTAC
Coding sequences within it:
- the e2f1 gene encoding transcription factor E2F1, yielding MSETLITGQTSEDLLADFETLLNSGSIDLGEDHQIVIITSPSNEGLHPAAAPTSTGEILLFATPQGPADVGIQDKRRPALGRPPVKRKLDLDSDHQYVSTTRPSIGQAPPSTPAPPRVPRTTAEKSRYDTSLNLTTKRFLSLLSQSADGVVDLNWASQVLDVQKRRIYDITNVLEGIQLISKKSKNNIQWLGNRIDAALVSRHKELQREVCDLTEAEEQLDELISKCNLQLRLLTEDPQNKKLGYVRCQDLRKSFDSPDQLVMVIRAPPETQMQVSEPSEGYQVSLKSTRGPIDVFLCPENSSGVCSPVTGSSPSKPIADPSLVPPPSQPTDQPQARSSTTAVEVGLSSPASTSSTVTAASQQEPSSLVLGGDTESLLGGDPFSGLGDMPDFNLSPLSSSDFLNGEGLPLPLDGFINLSPPHSHDYHFGLEDHEGISELFDCDFGDLSQVLGGPLDEKEEEERTNMGETFSSVPCDF